The Candidatus Zixiibacteriota bacterium genome includes the window AAGCGAAAAGCTCGCTTTGCCGGACCTTGGTGAATTCTACCAGCGGCGCATCTCCCGCACTGTCCTCGCGGCGATCATCGAACCGAGGGTTGAAGAGATGTTCGGAATAATCAGGAGGCAACTTGTCAAGATCTCAGTCTACGACAAAATGGAGGGCACAGTTGTGATGACCGGTGGAGGTGCGTGTCTCAATGACATTGAAGCTCTCGCTGAACGAATTTTCAAGTTTCCTGCTCGACTCGCGACACCGAAGATATTTGATGATGAGATTTATTATAGCAGTCCATACAGCGTTGCAGTGGCGGTCGGCTTGTTGAAGTACGGTCTCATGCAACGTGTGGAAGAAGAGGCTGATCCCGGATTCTTTGGTAGAATGGGGCGCAGCTTCGAGAAAGCTTTTAATGCAATATTAAATATATAGGAGGGATGTATGATCAGCTTTGCTGAAGACTATCTTAACAAAGCCCGGATCAAAGTGGTCGGCGTCGGGGGAGCAGGCAACAACGCAGTCAATCGCATGATCGATGCAGGTCTGGTTGGGGTCGAGTTCTTGGCGATCAACACTGACGCCCAGACGCTGGAGGGCTCGAAATGTGCGAACAAAGTGCAGATCGGTAGCCGCTGCACAAAAGGCCTTGGAGCCGGAGCCGATCCGGAAATCGGTCGAAAGGCTATCGAAGAGGACCGGGAACTTGTTGCTGAAGGGTTCAGTGGCTGCGACATGGTGTTTGTCACCGCAGGCATGGGCGGCGGAACCGGCACCGGCGCGGCACCGATCGTCGCTGAGATCGCTCGCGAAGTCGGTGCTCTCACTGTGGCTGTCGTTACGAAGCCGTTCACTTTTGAAGGGAAGAAGCGTCTTAACAAGGCGCTGCTCGGCATCGACGAATTGAAGAGCCGTGTAGACACGATGATCGTAATTCCGAATCAGCGACTCATCGAAGTCGTCGACAAGGGCACGACGTTCACTCAGGCATTCCTGATGGCTGACGAGACCCTGCTGCACGCGACACGCGGAATATCGGATCTCATCACAATCCCCGGAATTATCAACTGCGATTTTGCCGATGTGAGAACCGTGATGCGCGGCAGGGGAGAGGCTTTGATGGGAACCGGTTTCGGCGAGGGCGAGAATGCCGGTGCCGATGCTGCCAAAGCAGCTATCAATTCACCACTGTTGGAGAACACCTGCATATCCGGTGCGAAGGGCGTTTTGATCAATGTCTGCGGTGGCGAGAACATGACTCTCACGCAGGTCAACGATGCGACAAACGTGATTTATGATGCTGCCGGAAGCGATGCCGAAATCATATTCGGCGCGGTGATTGATCCGACTCTCGGCGACGAGATGCGCGTAACGGTTATCGCCACCGGATTCGGCAGATATGAGAAAGAGGTTTACGATTACGATACCAATGTTGTCGATCTGTTTCATCAGCAACGGGTTGCCTCGACACAAGAGGTCGTGACAATATCGAGAGATAAGAGGGTTGCGGTAGGTGCCGAGATGGTTCATGCCGGCGATATCGATCGCGACGATCTCGAGGTGCCGACGTTTCTGAGAAAGGCTATCGACAACAGGTAATTAGTCCCACCCTGTTCCTCAACCAGCCGAGGATAGGGATAACGAGAGCCTCCGCACCCACTCGGAGGCTCTCACCTGATGGTCTTCTGCAAGACACGCTGCTCATGCTCTGATACAACGCCGTCAGGAATCCTTTCCTGACGGAATCCCACCGTAACCAATGCACGTCCATTCACTGTCAACGGGAATCAATATGTCCTCCCTGCCACCATATGCTGACGCGCTCGAGTACCGCCACTGCCACGGTTCCTCAACCAGACCCTTACGAACAGGGTTGTTATGAATGTACTCAATCTTCTGTCGCAAGATATCCTCAGATGAGATCACCAGACTATCGAACCGTGGCTTCCATAGAGCCGATCCCTTCCCCGATTCGCGCGCTGTGGCGCGCCGAGCGCGGCAGATAGTCTCCTGTATGTCTGGCCCCGCGTCCAGCCGCCCGATTTGTCTTGCTGTGTAGCGTTTGAGGTTGCCGACTATTTCAGAGATTGTCTTGTCCTCTGCCCGTTTGACGATCATGTGGAAGTGATTCGCCATCAGAACCCATGCCAACAGAGTGAAATCACCTCGCCTCTGACAGAAGCGAAGACAGTCGACGAAGATGGCACATGTCTGCTTGTTATTGAATACGTTGATGAATCCCGCCACTGTGGATGTTACGAAGTGCACTTTTCCGTGGACATCGAAAAGTGCACGGTCGCGGCTTCTCAATTACGCCTCCTTTGTTTCGTCAGGAATTCTTTCCTGGCGGAATGCTGCTGGGTCAGCACTTGTGCCGTCAGGAATCCCTTCCTGACGGCTCCGGGGAATCAGTCATTTGTGAAGAGCTATCGTCCCGAGTCCCGCTTTGCAGTTCTTTAGTACTTTGGAGAGGTTCCATGACCCATCCAACGGCTCGGTGTACATACGTGGATTCAAGAGCAGGCGGCGGTGGTTTGATGTTTTTCATTGAGTATCCCCAGTCGCTCACGAGATTGTGCGCTGCGGCGAGATCATTGGCGGCCTCTCGTAGCGTGGAGATTCGTGCGGATAGTCTCAAATCGTCATTACTGGGAAAGTACCACAGAAGAGCTGCATCGTGAGCAATATAGTTCCGGGCAAGTCTCGCCATGTCGAGCAGTGACAGATTGCCTTCCGTTGTTCCGTGCACATTGCCATACTTCTTCACGGCGTTGGCAAGCCGGTTCTCCATCGTCTTCTCCGCTATATTCTGCCAAGTGTCAAGGTCTTGTTCTTTGCCTTCTCTGACGCCTTTGACAAAGTCAAAAAGGCAAAGGACATCCTTGCATGTATACTCAAAATGCTGACTCAGCACCAACGCTCGGCCCACTGCTGCAAGGTAGTTCAGCTCACAACTGCTCGCTTTGCTGAAATCAATCCACATACAACGTCCTCAGCTTTGCATTGTTCTTTGCGATTCCGTCAGGAAGGGATTCCTGACGGCGCATTTGCCGTTGCGTCTCTTGCTGTGCCCCTGTTGCTCTGCCGCGTATTCTTAATCAGTTCATTATATCGATAACCAGTGCGTCGCGCAATCACAAACGCAAAAAACCCCCGGCATGCCGAGGGTTTTGAAATCGGAATCGAGATTCTTATTATGCGGCTTTGGTGACTTTGCCTGCTTTGAGGCAGGAAGAGCAGACTCTGATCTTCTTCGTCTGTCCGTTGATCTTCGCGCGCACCGGATGAAGATTCGGGTTGAATCTCCGGTTGCTCACATTGTGCGCGTGAGAGATCGTAGAGCCGAACATCGGCTTCTTTCCGCATATGTCACAAACTTTCGCCATTTTTGCTCCTCTAAGAAGTTAGCCCTGTAATATATGTACAGAATCCGATCTGGCAAGTCTTTTCTACCAGCCCATGAGCTGTTCCAGATTGTTATTTATCTTGTCTGCCATCGACTCAAAATCGTCCCGTTTCCGCTTCTCGCGCTCAACAACATCGGGCGCAGCCTTCGACAGAAACTCCGGATTGCCGAGTTTGCGGCCGATCTTGAACAACTGATCCCGGACCTGATCGAGGTCTTTCTTGAGCCGCGATCGCTCTCTATCAATGTCGATCAGACCTTCAAGCGGTATAAACACTTCCGCGTCCTTGATCACTGCAGAAGCCGACAAATTCGGCCGTTTGGTGTCGGACCCGACGTGGAAATCGTTGATTCTGCCCAATTCAGTAATGTAGGTCGAATGAGTCTTCAGGGCCTCGGCAAGCTCTTCTGACGCTACTCTCACGTGCACATCAGCACGCTTCGATGGGGGAACGTTCATCTCGGCACGGACCGCTCTTATCGCGTTCACCACCGACTGGATGCTCTCCATTCCCGATTCAAGCTGCGGATCGATCCACTTGTTGTCATGTTTCGGATATTCCGCCACGATGATAGTGTGGCCCTTAGCCTCCCCGTCGGAGCTGTGCAGTCCCTGCCAGATTTCCTCGGTCACAAACGGCATATATGGATTTAGCAGCAGCAGAATCTTGTTGAGCACAAAGCTCACAACGTTGCGCGCTGCCTCTTTATCATCAGCATTCGCATCATCCCGGAGGCGCGACTTGACAAGCTCCACATACCAGTCACAGAAATCGTGCCAGATGAAGTCGTATAGCACTTTCGCGCCGGCGTTGAAACGAAATGTATCGAGGTTGGTTCGTACAGCTTTGATCGTCTGGTTCAACCGCGACAGAATCCACTCGTCCATCAGCGCGAGGTTGCCGTTCTGTTTGATATCTGCGAAGTACTCCGGCGATATGTTGTCGCCGAGATTCATCATCACGAAGCGAGATGCATTCCAAAGCTTGTTCGCGAAATTGCGACCCTGCTCGAACGTATTGAACGATATGCATGGGTCCTGACCTTCAGGTGTCGACAGCACGAGCGAAATCCTGAGCGCATCGGCGCCATGTTCCTTGATGATGTCGCGCGGATCGATGCCGTTGCCGAGCGATTTCGACATCTTGCGTCCCTGCGAATCGCGAACTGTGCCATGAATGTAAACATCGGTGAAAGGGATATCTCCGAGGAACTTGTACCCGGCCATCACCATTCTGGCCACCCAGAGATAGATGATTTCGGACGCCGTGAAGAGCGAATTCGTCGGATAGAATCTCTTCAGATCCGGAGTCTCCTCCGGCCAGCCGAATGTCGAGAACGGCCAGAGCCATGACGAGAACCATGTATCGAGAACATCGGGATCCTGCTCAACATCCTTCGACTTGCATTCAGGGCACTCTCGCGGTGTATCCTTTGCCACCCAGACATGATCGCAATCCTGGCAGTAGAATATCGGAATCCGATGTCCCCACCAGAGCTGCCGCGAGATGCACCAGTCGCGCACGTTCTCCAGCCAGTAGAGATAAGTCTTTTCCCAATGTTCTGGATGAAACCGCAATTTGCCGCTCTTAACAGCTTCGATTGCGGGTTCTGCAAGCGGCTTCATGCGAACATACCACTGTTTCGACAGGTACGGTTCGAGAACAGTACCACATCGATAGCAGACGCCAACCGAAAGATCGTACTTCTCCGTCTTTTCGAGATGCCCTTTCTTCTCAAGCTCTTTGAGCAGCGCCTTGCGACCCTCGTAACGATCCATACCCTTGAACTTGCCTGCGTTCTCATTGAGAGAGGCATCGGGATTCATGACATTGATCTGCGGCAGATCATGCCGAAGACCGATCTGGAAGTCGTTCGGATCGTGCGCGGGTGTGACTTTCACCACACCGGTGCCGAATTCGGGGTCGACATAGTCATCCGCAATGATCGGTATCTCGCGATCGAGAATCGGCAGGATCGCCGTCTGGCCGACATATTTCTGGTAGCGTTGATCTTTTGGGGACACAGCCAACGCGGCATCGCCAAGCATAGTCTCGGGACGTGTCGTCGCCACCGTCAGAAACTGGTCCGCTCCGGCGATTTTGTATTTGATATACCAGAGGTGCGAATGCTGATCCTGATATTCGACCTCGTCATCCGACAGCGATGTAAGGTCCTTCGGGCACCAGTTCGTGATGTAATGACCCTTGTAAATCAGCTTCTCGTTGAATAGCCGGATGAAGACTTCTTTCACGGCATCTGATAGTCCCTCGTCCATCGTGAATCTCGTACGATCCCAGTCGCAGGAGCAGCCAATGAGCTTCAACTGGTCTATGATGGCGTCAAATTTCTCTTCTTTCCACTTCCAGACACGCTCGACAAACTTCTCTCTTCCGATCTCCTGGCGGGTCGTTTTCTCTTTCACGAGCTGCTTTTCGACCACAACCTGAGTGGCGATTCCGGCATGATCTACGCCCGGCAGCCACTCGGTTTCGAAGCCAGCCATGCGTCTGTAACGGATCATTATGTCCTGCAGACTGTTATTGAGGGCGTGGCCTATGTGGAGTATATCAGTGACGTTCGGCGGCGGAATGACAATCGTGTACGGTGTCTTGCCATTGTCGGTAGCGTCAGCGTGGAAATACCCGCCGTCGAGCCAATGCTTGTACCATTTCTTCTCGGCGGACTTGAAGTCGTAATGTTTCGGTATCTCTGTCATTTCTCCGCTTCCTGAAAATTCAGCCGTCAATTACAGGGAAATGTGCCCGGAAGTCAAGGCAAACCTATTTAGACTTTGACCTGGGGCGTCCAGTTGACTATTATCCAGAAGTATCGGATTAATACGTGTATTGTTGACGAAAGGTTCTCTCTTATGTCAAGCTTTTATGAACTCGTTGATATCATGAAGAAACTGCGGGGACCTGAGGGCTGCCCATGGGATATAGAGCAGACCCATAAGTCATTGATTCCCTATTTATTAGAGGAGACGTACGAGGTTATCGAGCGGATTGAAGAGGCTGACCCGGTGAAGCTGAAGGATGAGCTGGGGGATCTTCTGCTGCAGATCGTGTTTCATGCTCAGATCGCGTCCGATGTGGGCGAATTCGACATAGAGGATATCTCGAAGGCTATATCTGATAAGCTTGTACGGCGGCATCCACATGTTTTCGAGAAGAAGGCTGATCTCACGCCTGATCAGGTAACGGTCAACTGGGAGCATATAAAGCTCGAAAAAGACGAGCCTCGCGACGGCGAGCGGAACTCGGTGTTGTCTGGTGTGCCGAAGAGCCTTCCGGCGCTACTGCGGGCGTATAGGGTGCAGGAGAAGGCGGCGCGGTTCGGGTTTGATTGGGAGAAGATCGAGGATATAATAGTCAAGCTCGACGAAGAGACCGTTGAATTGAAGTCTGAACTTGCAGATAAGAATGAATCCGGCATTATCGAGGAACTGGGCGATCTGCTCTTCACCGTCGTAAATATCGCGCGGTTCCTGAAGATCGACCCCGAACGCGCATTGAATCGCATCACGAATAAGTTCAAGACACGGTTCGAATATATCGAGACCCGCCTCGCTGAATCGGATCGCACTGTCGCAGACGCCACCCTTGCGGAAATGGACAAACTCTGGGACGAGTCGAAGAGGAGGTAGATGGCTGTGGGGCGCAGCATAACGGATGCGATCTCTGGTCGCCCGGCAATTGCCAATGGTGAAGGAGGGCAGGGTGAATAGCAGAGAAAGCTACCAACAGGTCATTGAGGATATCTTCGGGGCTGGCGTGAGCACTTTTGATTGCAGCAAGGACATTCGAAACAATGTGACCGGTGCCATCAATAATGAAAACTACCGGCCATTCACGAGAAACTTTGTCGCCAGACTGGAGAGACTTAGAACGACTTACGAAGGCCATGTCTCGTTCGGCGACCTCCTCAGACAAGTCAATATTGTAGCTGAAAGTGGTCTTTGGCGTGGTGCAGTAGCCGAGTTGGCTGCCTA containing:
- a CDS encoding transposase codes for the protein MRSRDRALFDVHGKVHFVTSTVAGFINVFNNKQTCAIFVDCLRFCQRRGDFTLLAWVLMANHFHMIVKRAEDKTISEIVGNLKRYTARQIGRLDAGPDIQETICRARRATARESGKGSALWKPRFDSLVISSEDILRQKIEYIHNNPVRKGLVEEPWQWRYSSASAYGGREDILIPVDSEWTCIGYGGIPSGKDS
- the ftsZ gene encoding cell division protein FtsZ: MISFAEDYLNKARIKVVGVGGAGNNAVNRMIDAGLVGVEFLAINTDAQTLEGSKCANKVQIGSRCTKGLGAGADPEIGRKAIEEDRELVAEGFSGCDMVFVTAGMGGGTGTGAAPIVAEIAREVGALTVAVVTKPFTFEGKKRLNKALLGIDELKSRVDTMIVIPNQRLIEVVDKGTTFTQAFLMADETLLHATRGISDLITIPGIINCDFADVRTVMRGRGEALMGTGFGEGENAGADAAKAAINSPLLENTCISGAKGVLINVCGGENMTLTQVNDATNVIYDAAGSDAEIIFGAVIDPTLGDEMRVTVIATGFGRYEKEVYDYDTNVVDLFHQQRVASTQEVVTISRDKRVAVGAEMVHAGDIDRDDLEVPTFLRKAIDNR
- the rpmB gene encoding 50S ribosomal protein L28 — protein: MAKVCDICGKKPMFGSTISHAHNVSNRRFNPNLHPVRAKINGQTKKIRVCSSCLKAGKVTKAA
- the mazG gene encoding nucleoside triphosphate pyrophosphohydrolase; translated protein: MSSFYELVDIMKKLRGPEGCPWDIEQTHKSLIPYLLEETYEVIERIEEADPVKLKDELGDLLLQIVFHAQIASDVGEFDIEDISKAISDKLVRRHPHVFEKKADLTPDQVTVNWEHIKLEKDEPRDGERNSVLSGVPKSLPALLRAYRVQEKAARFGFDWEKIEDIIVKLDEETVELKSELADKNESGIIEELGDLLFTVVNIARFLKIDPERALNRITNKFKTRFEYIETRLAESDRTVADATLAEMDKLWDESKRR
- a CDS encoding valine--tRNA ligase, whose product is MTEIPKHYDFKSAEKKWYKHWLDGGYFHADATDNGKTPYTIVIPPPNVTDILHIGHALNNSLQDIMIRYRRMAGFETEWLPGVDHAGIATQVVVEKQLVKEKTTRQEIGREKFVERVWKWKEEKFDAIIDQLKLIGCSCDWDRTRFTMDEGLSDAVKEVFIRLFNEKLIYKGHYITNWCPKDLTSLSDDEVEYQDQHSHLWYIKYKIAGADQFLTVATTRPETMLGDAALAVSPKDQRYQKYVGQTAILPILDREIPIIADDYVDPEFGTGVVKVTPAHDPNDFQIGLRHDLPQINVMNPDASLNENAGKFKGMDRYEGRKALLKELEKKGHLEKTEKYDLSVGVCYRCGTVLEPYLSKQWYVRMKPLAEPAIEAVKSGKLRFHPEHWEKTYLYWLENVRDWCISRQLWWGHRIPIFYCQDCDHVWVAKDTPRECPECKSKDVEQDPDVLDTWFSSWLWPFSTFGWPEETPDLKRFYPTNSLFTASEIIYLWVARMVMAGYKFLGDIPFTDVYIHGTVRDSQGRKMSKSLGNGIDPRDIIKEHGADALRISLVLSTPEGQDPCISFNTFEQGRNFANKLWNASRFVMMNLGDNISPEYFADIKQNGNLALMDEWILSRLNQTIKAVRTNLDTFRFNAGAKVLYDFIWHDFCDWYVELVKSRLRDDANADDKEAARNVVSFVLNKILLLLNPYMPFVTEEIWQGLHSSDGEAKGHTIIVAEYPKHDNKWIDPQLESGMESIQSVVNAIRAVRAEMNVPPSKRADVHVRVASEELAEALKTHSTYITELGRINDFHVGSDTKRPNLSASAVIKDAEVFIPLEGLIDIDRERSRLKKDLDQVRDQLFKIGRKLGNPEFLSKAAPDVVEREKRKRDDFESMADKINNNLEQLMGW